Below is a genomic region from Phycisphaerae bacterium.
GTTGACTCTGCGAAGCCGGAGTCGGTCTCCATCATTCTGGACAACGATCTTTACCGAACGGACGAAGTGCCCTCGACCGAGGAAGACATGTGGGATTTTTTTGAGGTGCTTCGCGTCCGAAAGAACGCGGTTTTTGAAGCGTGCATCACGGATTCATCAAGGGAGTTGTTTCGATAATGCCCGGACTTGCCGATCGTCCGAAGAGCGTGTCAATTTCACCCTCGTGGTTCTTAGCGCCAGCTATGTATTGGCCTCAAAGCGAGGCTGGGCAGCAGCTCGGGCGCGCATCCGAACTGGCTTTCACTCATTGGATGGAGCGAGCCCAGGCGATCATGGAACTGGATCAGGCCGAAACTGCGCCTGCCATGATACCGCGCCCGGTACGCAATTATAGTGTCAAGACGCGATATGTCTTCGCAGGCCGCGGTCGCCCGCAAAGCCGTAATTGGGATGAATCGTGATCCGCAAGTCGGTCGAGCCGTGGTGGGAACAGATGGTAGGCGAGTCGCTCGCTCAAGGCGACTTCCTTCCGTCATGCTTGATTCCATCGTTTGCGCCGGATTTTGGGACCGGCGCCGCAACGCACGACGTTCCGGTTAGAGAATACGACTGTATTGTCGTAACGCAAAGCTGCGACCTTGAAAACGAGAGGGCGGAACTCGCTGCCCTGTGCCCGATTTTCTCGATAATTGAATACGCAGAATTCAATGCACCATTCCAGAAAAAGGGCGCTTGGGAAGAAGTCCGAAAGGGCCGGCGAGAGGGACTGCACCTGCTCGCCTCCTGGGATGACCCAGCGGATAATCAGCGTTGTGTCGTAGTTGACTTTCGTGAGATCTATAGCCTACCAATAGGGTATCTCCGAAGCCACGCAACGAACATGGGACCGAGGTGGCGATTAAGGCCTCCCTACCTCGAACACTTCTCGCAATCTTTCGCAAGATTCTTCATGCGCGTCGGGCTGCCGTCGAGTATTCCGTCGTTTCGATAGAGACGCGCCTGGTGAGGCTCCAACGCGATCTTCGCTGCCAATGTGGTGCCCACGAGGAAACTGGACATAAGAATGACTGGCCAACCAGTGGAACTCAAAAATCCGATACAACGACGGGCGGAGCCTTGGCGATCGGCGGGGCGGGCTTGATGACGTGCCTCGCGCCAAGGCAAAGGAGGCCGAGGGCGATGCCGACGCCGATTCCAACAACCGGGCCGAAGAGGAGGAACATGAGGGGCGCGGGCAGGCCCCGGGTTCCGGATTGTTCGATCGAACGCACACCTCGGGGTTGTGGCGAGCGTAGCTGGAAAACAGGGTGAATTGAACCAGGCCGTTGAGGATTCCCCAGGCCAATCCCACGCAAAGGCCGTGGAGGAAGTAGCGCGAGCCGGCCGTGCGGGCGATGACCAGCGTGGCGAAGACGGCGAGAACGATCCAGAGGAAGGGTTCGATGCCGCGGGTGTGTCCGCGTGAGGACAGCAGGCCCATGACCAGGCCGGGGACGGAGAGGATGGCGATGAGGGGCCAGTTCATGGACGTTCAACCAGGGGTTGTGTCGGTGTCCGAACGGTTGCCGGGAGCATGGTATTCTGGATTCGAGTTTGCTCCACCTGTCTGATCGCCGAATGAAATGCGGAATCGCCGTAATCAGGGCCGCAGCAGCGTCTTGATGGCGCGGCGTTCGTCCATGGCGCGGTAGCCTTCCGCCACCTTTTCGAGGGGCAGCGTCAGGTCGAAGATCTTGCCGGGGTTGATCGTTCCATTGAGCACGAGGTCGATCAGCTTGGGCAGGTAGCGACGTACAGGGGCCGGGCCGCCGTGAAGGTGAACGTGCGTGTAGAACAATTCCTCGCCTTTGAGTTCTACGCCGTGCGGCATGCCGACGAATGACGTGTAGCCGCCCCTGCGCGTGGAGTTGATCGCCTGCATCATGGACTGCTGCGTGCCGACGCATTCAAGCACCGAGTCCGCGCCGATGCCCTTGGTCATGTCCATGATGCGTTTCACGCCCTCGTCGCCGCGTTCGGTCACGATGTCGGTGGCGCCGAACTCGCGAGCGAGCTTCTGACGGTTTTCGTGGCCGCTCATGGCGATGATCCGCTCGGCGCCCATTTGTCTGGCTGACAGCACGCCGCACAGGCCGACGGCGCCGTCGCCCACGACGACCACGGTCGATCCCGGTTTCACGTTTGCGGCGTCTGCGGCGAACCAACCCGTTCCCAGCACGTCCGAGGTTGCGAGCAGGCTCGGCACAAGGTCGTCGGACGGAACACCTGGCGTCGGCACGAGCGTGCCATCCGCCAGGGGGACGCGGAGGATAGGGGCCTGGGCGCGTGAGATAAACTCGCGATGCATGCAGGAAGACTGGTAGCCATACTGGCAATTGGGGCAGGTATTGTCTGACGTTGCGAACGACCCAATGACGAACTGGCCGGGTCTTGCGGACTTGACCTCGCGGCCGACCTCCTCGACGACGCCGCAATACTCATGACCCATGGGTGTGGGCTCATTGACCGGCTTAATGCCGCGATAGGGCCACAAGTCCGATCCGCAGACGCATGTTGCTGCAATTCGAATCACGGCGTCCGTCGGCCGTTCGATCGTCGGCGTTTCGCGTTCCTCGAAGCGCACGTCGCGAGGTCCGTACAGGACTGTGCTTCGCATGGTTGGTCTCCATTCCTTACATGGTGTATCCGGGCTTCTTGTACAGCTTGTCGGGCTGATTAACGATGTCCGGTTCGTAGACGTTTTTCTTCCAGTCGTCGTCGCTGATTTCCTCAAAGGCCACCGAAACCGATTTCTCACCGCAGGTCAGAACGTCCATGACGTCGCGGGTAATGCGCTGGGCGAGTTCCGATTTCTGCTGCGGCGAATTTCCGGGCCAGAGCTTGACGATGATATGGGGCACGCTTTGCTCCTGAACTTGTGGAAGGAATTCGAAGGGTTCTTGTCACCGGCGGTATTGCTCGTCCGTCACTTTTTCCATCCATTCCACGGCCTTGCCGTCGAGCTTCTCCTGGATGGCGATGTGGGTCATCGCGGTTTGGGGCGTGGCGCCGTGCCAGTGCTTCTCGCGGGGCGGAAACCAGACGATGTCGCCGGGCCGGACTTCCTCGACGGGACCGCCGTCGCGCTGCACCCAGCCGAAGCCGGAGGTGATGAGCAGGGTTTGGCCCAGCGGGTGCGTGTGCCAGGCGGTTCGGGCGCCCGGTTCGAAAGTGACGCTGGCCCCGCTGACCCTGGCCGGCTCGGCGCGGTCGAAGAGGGGATCGAGTCGGACCGTGCCCGTGAACCAGTCCTCCGGTCCTTTCGCTGATGCCTGCGAGCCCACACGCTTGATTTCCATTTCGAACCTCCTCAAACCCGGATTGTATTCGGGTCCGGACAGATCGTTCAAGAACATGGCGTTCGTGCGTCAACGTCACCGGAAGGTCGGCGCACGTTGCATCAAGCGGCTGTGTGTCCTGCCATATTCTTACTATCCTGCAAGGTGTGTGGAACTCGACAGTATTGGCCGGGCGATGTGTGTCCGGTGCCCGATTGTTGGGAAGGGCGTGAAGGGATGACCACATTGACAGGTGACCGCTTCGAACCCGCCGACTTGATGTGGTGATTCATCCCGGCAGGTCGGCGCGGCGGTCGAGGGCGTCGGCGACGAGTTCGTTGAGGGTGTAATGGGTGCCGCATTCGGGGCAGCGGGCTTCGTGCAGGCCGGTGAGATCGTAGCCGCAGTTGAGACAGGGGAGTTTCCCGAGCGTAACGGATCGCAGTCGGGAGTGACGCTCTTCGGGAGTTTCACACCAGGTCAGGCCGGTGCCCATAAGCCAGGCGGCGAGCAGGGTCAGGCCGCCGATGACGACGCCGTCGTCAATGCCTCCATATCTCCATCGCAGGTGGCTGATCACGGCTACGAGCGTCCCGAGTGTTGCACCGGCGAAGATGGACAACAACAGAATCAGCAATGTGCGCGAGATACGCCGACGGCTCCAGATGATGTGCCGTGCCCAGATTCGAATCCAGCCGAGAATGATCACTGGTGCACAGACGGCAATTCCCAAGACGATAGCCCATTCGATCTGTACGTCGTGCAGTATCCGGGCGACCATGAACGTGACACAGAAAAGGACCGGCAGGGCGACGAGCAATCCGAGTGACGTAATTAACGCGGAGACAATGGCGGGGATGGGGGAGCACTCCTATCGCGCGGATGGAGCCGCGACGCAGAAAGAGGCCGGCCGCATGAAGAAGTGTATTCCCGCCGGAGATGCAGATTCCAGCGCCCTTTTCACATATTGTGAGATGGCGGTTCATGCCTGCGCCGACAAGTTGGGCTGCGCCGGCGCGAATGGGAGAGTCAGGGTTTTTCCGCGTCTTCCTTCTTTTTCTTCCCGGGGAGGAGGCCGCCGAGGCCTTTCTCGAGCTTCTTGCCGGCGTCGTTCAGCCCTTCGCCGACCTTGTCACCGATCTGCTTGGAGCCTTCGCCGAGTTGCCCGCCGCTCTTGCCGAGTTCCTCCA
It encodes:
- a CDS encoding zinc-dependent alcohol dehydrogenase family protein; translation: MRSTVLYGPRDVRFEERETPTIERPTDAVIRIAATCVCGSDLWPYRGIKPVNEPTPMGHEYCGVVEEVGREVKSARPGQFVIGSFATSDNTCPNCQYGYQSSCMHREFISRAQAPILRVPLADGTLVPTPGVPSDDLVPSLLATSDVLGTGWFAADAANVKPGSTVVVVGDGAVGLCGVLSARQMGAERIIAMSGHENRQKLAREFGATDIVTERGDEGVKRIMDMTKGIGADSVLECVGTQQSMMQAINSTRRGGYTSFVGMPHGVELKGEELFYTHVHLHGGPAPVRRYLPKLIDLVLNGTINPGKIFDLTLPLEKVAEGYRAMDERRAIKTLLRP
- a CDS encoding tautomerase family protein yields the protein MPHIIVKLWPGNSPQQKSELAQRITRDVMDVLTCGEKSVSVAFEEISDDDWKKNVYEPDIVNQPDKLYKKPGYTM
- a CDS encoding cupin domain-containing protein, with protein sequence MEIKRVGSQASAKGPEDWFTGTVRLDPLFDRAEPARVSGASVTFEPGARTAWHTHPLGQTLLITSGFGWVQRDGGPVEEVRPGDIVWFPPREKHWHGATPQTAMTHIAIQEKLDGKAVEWMEKVTDEQYRR